In one Pygocentrus nattereri isolate fPygNat1 chromosome 21, fPygNat1.pri, whole genome shotgun sequence genomic region, the following are encoded:
- the sec13 gene encoding protein SEC13 homolog yields MVSVINTVDTSHEDMIHDAQMDYYGTRLATCSSDRSVKIFDVKNGGQILVADLRGHEGPVWQVAWAHPTYGNILASCSYDRKVIIWKEENGTWDKMYKHTGHNSSVNSICWGPYEFGLILACGSSDGAISILTYTGDGQWDIKKINNAHTIGCNAVSWAPAVVPGSLIDQPTGQKPNYLKRFVSGGCDNLVKLWKEEDGQWKEDQKLEAHSDWVRDVGWAPSIGLPTSTIASCSQDGRVFIWTCDDPAGNTWTAKLLHKFNDVVWHVSWSITGNILAVSGGDNKVTLWKESVDGQWACISDVNKGQGAVSSITDGQQNEQ; encoded by the exons ATG GTGTCCGTCATTAATACAGTGGATACCTCACATGAGGATATGATT CATGATGCCCAGATGGACTACTATGGCACAAGACTGGCAACCTGCTCCTCTGACCGCTCAGTGAAGATCTTTGATGTAAAGAACGGTGGACAGATTCTTGTAGCTGACTTGAGGGG GCACGAAGGTCCAGTGTGGCAGGTGGCCTGGGCGCATCCCACATATGGCAACATTCTGGCTTCATGTTCCTATGACAGAAAAGTCATCATCTGGAAAGAAGAGAATGGGACGTGGGATAAAATGTATAAGCACACAGGTCACAACTCCTcag TGAACTCTATTTGCTGGGGACCCTATGAATTTGGCTTAATCCTGGCCTGTGGAAGCTCTGATGGGGCTATTTCCATTCTGACCTACACTGGTGATGGGCAGTGGGATATCAAGAAGATTAACAATGCACACACC ATTGGCTGTAATGCAGTGAGTTGGGCACCAGCTGTTGTTCCAGGCAGCCTTATAGATCAGCCAACAGGACAAAAACCTAACTATCTCAAGAGATTTGTGTCTGGAGGCTGCGACAACTTGGTCAAGTTGTGGAA AGAAGAGGATGGCCAATGGAAGGAGGACCAAAAACTTGAAGCTCACAGTGACTGGGTGAGAGACGTAGGCTGGGCTCCATCCATCGGGCTGCCCACCAGCACAATCGCCAGCTGCTCTCAG GATGGCAGAGTGTTCATCTGGACGTGTGATGATCCCGCTGGAAACACCTGGACTGCTAAACTTCTGCACAAATTCAATGATGTGGTCTGGCATGTGAGCTGGTCCATCACAGGCAACATCTTGGCAGTCTCAGGAGGAGACAACAAG GTGACCCTCTGGAAGGAGTCCGTAGACGGACAGTGGGCCTGCATCAGCGACGTCAACAAAGGCCAAGGGGCCGTGTCCTCCATCACAGATGGCCAGCAGAACGAGCAGTGA